Proteins co-encoded in one Sander vitreus isolate 19-12246 chromosome 9, sanVit1, whole genome shotgun sequence genomic window:
- the foxq1b gene encoding forkhead box protein Q1b, with product MKLEVFSAHHFAQKPLELCMDPEGGVPSPLSGDELGSDGDCVANSPAPVAQSGDSSKGKPYTRRPKPPYSYIALIAMAIRESSSGRLTLAEINDYLMKKFPFFRGSYTGWRNSVRHNLSLNDCFLKVLRDPSRPWGKDNYWMLNPHSEYTFADGVFRRRRKRIGKRSAKERESPEILSEDTRLPVPEERVGAKFSSSFAIDSILSTPFIRREDSHVEAETHAPRIYWSPGAHLLPYTLSYPAQHTYLSEGAYSSTEPSRDALTYLQQTAPGMVAPEAGLHVLNMSNKARGFHIDSLLS from the coding sequence atgaaacttGAAGTTTTCTCCGCGCACCACTTCGCGCAGAAGCCGCTGGAGTTGTGCATGGACCCAGAGGGGGGAGTCCCGTCTCCTCTATCCGGAGACGAGCTGGGGTCGGACGGGGACTGCGTGGCCAACAGCCCGGCACCTGTCGCCCAGAGCGGCGACAGCAGCAAGGGGAAGCCGTACACCCGCAGACCCAAACCCCCTTACTCCTATATCGCTCTCATCGCCATGGCAATCCGGGAGTCCAGCAGCGGCCGCCTCACTCTGGCAGAAATCAACGACTACCTGATGAAGAAGTTCCCGTTTTTCCGCGGCAGCTACACCGGCTGGAGGAACTCCGTGCGCCACAACCTGTCACTCAACGACTGCTTCCTCAAAGTTCTGCGGGACCCGTCCAGGCCCTGGGGCAAGGACAACTACTGGATGCTCAACCCGCACAGCGAGTACACCTTCGCTGACGGAGTGTTCCGCCGCAGGAGGAAGCGCATCGGCAAGAGGTCTGCTAAAGAGAGGGAGAGCCCAGAGATCCTCAGCGAGGACACCCGCCTCCCTGTCCCGGAGGAGAGAGTGGGGGCCAAGTTCTCGAGCTCCTTCGCCATCGACAGCATCCTCAGCACACCCTTCATACGGAGGGAGGACAGCCACGTTGAGGCAGAAACCCACGCCCCCCGGATCTACTGGTCCCCAGGGGCCCACTTACTGCCTTACACTCTGAGCTACCCGGCTCAGCACACGTACCTGTCAGAGGGTGcgtacagcagcacagagcccAGCAGGGATGCACTCACATACCTCCAGCAGACAGCACCGGGCATGGTCGCACCTGAGGCCGGTCTCCACGTGCTCAACATGTCCAACAAGGCGCGAGGTTTCCATATAGACTCCTTGCTCTCATAA
- the foxf2b gene encoding forkhead box protein F2, with protein MTTETPQQQLDPPPPLRSSPASGALHPAMLSPQAGTESSSTAIKGKKTSSGLRRPEKPPYSYIALIVMAIQSSPTKRLTLSEIYQFLQARFPFFRGSYQGWKNSVRHNLSLNECFIKLPKGLGRPGKGHYWTIDPGSEFMFEEGSFRRRPRGFRRKCQALKPMYRMMNGIGFGTSILPQSFDFQAPSATLACHGNSYNLDMMSNSMAGGYDGLSSGHHVPHMSPSPGSTYMASCPVPSNGEYGPDSSSSPVPSSPAMASALDGHSPYASTSAHWASSGGSPYIKQQPITSSSPASSGLHSGMSPYSLEQSYLHQNGRDSHSTDISVGIPRYQSHSSVCDRKDFVLNFNGISSFHPSAGGSYYHHHHHHHPQSVCQDIKPCVM; from the exons ATGACGACCGAGACCCCTCAGCAGCAGCTGGACCCTCCGCCTCCTCTGAGATCCAGCCCGGCGTCCGGCGCCCTGCACCCCGCCATGCTGAGCCCACAAGCCGGAACAGAAAGTTCGTCCACCGCCATTAAAGGAAAGAAGACGAGCTCCGGTTTACGGCGACCGGAAAAGCCGCCGTACTCCTACATCGCTCTCATCGTTATGGCAATACAGAGCTCCCCCACCAAACGACTGACACTCAGTGAGATCTACCAGTTCCTCCAGGCTCGCTTCCCATTCTTCAGGGGCTCATATCAGGGCTGGAAGAACTCGGTCCGGCATAATCTTTCGCTGAACGAGTGCTTCATCAAGCTGCCCAAAGGGCTGGGCAGGCCGGGGAAAGGCCACTACTGGACCATCGATCCGGGCAGTGAGTTCATGTTTGAGGAAGGCTCGTTTCGTCGCAGACCCAGAGGCTTCAGAAGAAAATGTCAAGCTCTGAAGCCCATGTATCGGATGATGAACGGCATAGGCTTCGGTACCTCCATTCTCCCGCAGAGTTTTGACTTTCAAGCTCCATCCGCCACTCTCGCCTGTCACGGCAACAGCTACAACTTGGACATGATGAGCAATTCAATGGCCGGGGGATACGACGGGCTAAGCAGCGGCCACCACGTACCACACATGTCCCCGAGCCCCGGCTCCACATACATGGCGAGCTGTCCTGTGCCGTCTAACGGGGAGTACGGAccggacagcagcagcagccccgTCCCGTCCTCTCCAGCCATGGCCAGCGCGCTGGACGGCCACTCCCCGTACGCCAGTACATCCGCACACTGGGCGTCCTCCGGTGGGTCCCCCTACATCAAACAGCAGCCTATAACCTCCAGCAGCCCCGCATCCTCTGGTTTACACTCCGGCATGTCGCCTTACTCCCTGGAGCAGAGCTATCTTCACCAGAACGGCAGGGACAGCCACAGCACCGACATATCAG TGGGGATTCCACGCTACCAGAGCCATTCCTCGGTGTGCGACAGGAAGGATTTTGTGTTAAACTTTAACGGCATCTCCTCCTTCCACCCCTCGGCTGGCGGCTCCTActaccaccatcaccaccatcaccatcCCCAGAGCGTCTGCCAGGACATCAAACCCTGCGTGATGTGA